The Desulfuromonas versatilis genome has a segment encoding these proteins:
- a CDS encoding ATP-binding protein gives MNDQERPVDTFEENWRERFFVDFDRTFEQTLAAASQQVEQTTGVLESACAAAAEGVGASREALAEALAGCRGKKTLAPEHFRQLIEVIDAREALLFRRIRPALEQQLRPLLPPRKPVLSILEKINTAYCETAGRLPEEAPPEPPGPAGLAPRPGGWSARLQNLLEHGTPRPLAARGLARSVLLAGGELKEHRLGRDYAEACESTSGRLADLWRGLRFHLDMATEELAGLAKAAIPEAQDAALDLHLGLAAVEKMVLDLLEGFPAKLREACAPLREFWSGLPTKLREEHQQVVRELHQALEHPAAAGTWLHRAWRRIDARLAGYRRRVGELIEESRQAAGGAQADLLSRATAYLKGIRKAIGKDLPRSADLLKFTDLPTRAEVLQRAEQLPPLYRRLFTLGPLKNREFLVARETELKCLEEIFRRWEAGRPCSVALIGPEGSGKTSLANCFASEFGSRGHLIRASIDQRLTSEEQILGLFQQWFGLEQHFESLAALIEQLLTLPRGMVLIEEGHNLALRVIGGSRAAKAFFYVLMATRQHFLWMVSFRKTPWERMNHQLEVSRYFTHQVTTLLSDRHQLREVLMIRQRTSGYPLIFLGDSAEQDKDEKPTGQDVLAERFFKELYAASRGDIEAAIYYWLLCLEYDEASGAIRACHLGDIDHGFLRNLEAKYHFSLAEILGHGVLSAAEHARIFRLDPLESRLQLDYLASLNLLVSGGLEEDGLPGPWSVNPIFHGAVTATLEAKHILY, from the coding sequence ATGAACGATCAGGAAAGGCCCGTCGACACCTTTGAGGAAAACTGGCGCGAGCGTTTTTTCGTCGATTTCGACCGGACCTTCGAACAAACCCTCGCCGCGGCATCCCAACAGGTGGAGCAGACCACCGGGGTTTTGGAATCGGCCTGCGCCGCGGCCGCCGAAGGTGTCGGTGCCAGCCGCGAGGCGCTCGCCGAGGCACTTGCCGGCTGCCGCGGCAAAAAAACCCTTGCGCCGGAACACTTCAGGCAGTTGATCGAGGTCATCGATGCCCGGGAGGCCTTGCTGTTTCGCCGCATCCGCCCGGCCCTGGAACAGCAACTGCGCCCCCTGTTGCCCCCTCGCAAGCCGGTGCTCTCGATCCTGGAGAAAATCAATACCGCCTATTGCGAAACGGCGGGACGGCTTCCCGAGGAGGCCCCCCCCGAGCCGCCGGGGCCGGCCGGCCTGGCCCCCAGACCCGGCGGCTGGAGTGCCCGCCTGCAGAACCTTCTCGAGCACGGCACCCCCAGGCCGCTGGCAGCCCGGGGCCTGGCCCGCAGTGTGCTGCTCGCAGGCGGTGAGCTCAAGGAGCACCGCCTGGGGCGGGACTACGCCGAGGCCTGCGAATCGACCTCGGGCCGGCTGGCCGACCTCTGGCGCGGGCTCCGCTTCCACCTGGACATGGCCACCGAGGAACTCGCCGGGTTGGCCAAGGCCGCCATCCCCGAGGCCCAGGACGCCGCCCTGGATCTGCACCTGGGTCTGGCCGCCGTCGAAAAGATGGTCCTCGACCTGCTCGAAGGCTTCCCCGCCAAGCTTCGTGAGGCCTGCGCCCCGCTGCGGGAGTTCTGGTCGGGGCTGCCGACAAAGCTGCGGGAGGAGCATCAGCAGGTTGTCCGGGAGCTGCACCAGGCCCTGGAGCATCCGGCGGCGGCCGGCACCTGGCTCCACCGGGCCTGGCGGCGCATCGATGCAAGGCTGGCGGGGTACCGCCGGCGGGTCGGCGAGCTGATCGAGGAAAGCCGCCAGGCCGCCGGCGGCGCCCAGGCCGACCTGCTCAGCAGGGCCACGGCCTACCTCAAGGGGATTCGCAAGGCCATCGGCAAAGACCTGCCCCGCTCCGCGGACCTTCTCAAGTTTACCGACCTGCCGACCCGTGCGGAGGTCCTGCAGCGGGCCGAGCAGCTGCCGCCCCTCTATCGCCGCCTGTTCACCCTGGGGCCGCTGAAGAACCGCGAATTCCTGGTGGCCCGGGAGACTGAGCTGAAGTGCCTCGAGGAGATCTTCCGCCGCTGGGAGGCCGGCCGCCCCTGCAGCGTCGCCCTGATTGGCCCCGAAGGCAGCGGCAAGACCTCCCTGGCCAACTGTTTCGCCAGCGAGTTCGGCAGCCGAGGCCATCTCATCCGCGCCTCCATCGACCAGCGGCTGACCAGCGAGGAGCAGATCCTGGGGCTGTTCCAACAGTGGTTCGGGCTCGAGCAGCATTTCGAGTCCCTCGCGGCCCTGATCGAGCAGCTGCTGACCCTGCCCCGCGGCATGGTCCTGATCGAGGAGGGGCACAACCTCGCGCTGCGGGTCATCGGCGGCAGCCGGGCCGCCAAGGCGTTTTTCTACGTGCTGATGGCCACCCGCCAGCATTTTCTCTGGATGGTCAGTTTCCGCAAGACCCCCTGGGAGCGGATGAACCATCAGCTTGAGGTGTCCCGCTACTTCACCCACCAGGTCACCACCCTGCTCTCGGACCGACACCAGCTGCGCGAGGTGCTGATGATCCGCCAGCGCACCTCGGGCTATCCACTTATCTTTCTTGGCGATTCCGCCGAGCAGGACAAAGACGAAAAACCGACGGGCCAGGACGTCCTGGCCGAGCGCTTTTTCAAGGAACTCTACGCCGCCAGCCGCGGCGACATTGAAGCGGCCATTTACTACTGGCTGCTGTGCCTGGAGTACGACGAGGCCTCCGGCGCCATCCGCGCCTGCCACCTCGGCGACATCGACCATGGTTTTCTGCGCAATCTCGAGGCCAAGTACCACTTCTCGCTGGCCGAAATCCTCGGCCACGGTGTGCTCTCCGCCGCCGAGCATGCCCGGATTTTCCGCCTCGACCCCCTGGAGAGCCGACTGCAGCTCGACTACCTGGCGAGCCTCAACCTGCTGGTTTCCGGCGGGCTCGAGGAAGACGGCCTGCCCGGCCCCTGGTCGGTCAACCCCATCTTCCACGGCGCGGTGACCGCCACCCTGGAAGCCAAGCATATCCTCTACTGA
- the corA gene encoding magnesium/cobalt transporter CorA — protein sequence MPRKLIRKPAKKIGASPGTLVHTGAKKTEQARIRVIDYSAEKLSEVEIPIAEVGKCCPLRQTDSVSWVNVDGLHEVNVIETLGGCYGLHPLVMEDILSTEQRPKVEAYEDYLFIVMRMLHFDADKNEIKSEQVSLILGPTYVISFQEREGDVFDGVRERIRSGRKRIRASGPDYLAYALLDAVVDSYFHILEKIGDQVELLENELVTDPTPATLQKIHEFKREMILLRKSIWPLREVLSSLHREESALIREATGVFLRDVYDHTIQVVDTVETLRDIIGGQLDLYLSSISNRMNEVMKVLTIMATIFIPLTFVAGIYGMNFEFMPELKWKWSYPVFWLVICLMGGAMVVFFKKKKWL from the coding sequence GTGCCCAGAAAACTGATCCGCAAACCGGCCAAGAAGATCGGCGCCTCGCCCGGCACCCTGGTGCATACCGGGGCCAAGAAAACCGAACAGGCCCGCATCCGGGTCATCGACTACAGCGCCGAGAAGCTGAGCGAGGTTGAAATCCCTATCGCCGAGGTGGGAAAATGCTGCCCGCTCAGGCAGACCGACAGCGTCTCCTGGGTCAACGTCGATGGCCTGCACGAGGTGAACGTTATCGAAACCCTGGGCGGCTGCTACGGACTGCACCCGCTGGTCATGGAGGACATCCTCAGCACCGAACAGCGGCCCAAGGTCGAAGCCTACGAAGACTACCTGTTCATCGTCATGCGCATGCTGCACTTCGATGCAGATAAAAACGAGATCAAGAGCGAGCAGGTCAGCCTGATCCTCGGCCCAACCTACGTCATCTCCTTCCAGGAGCGCGAGGGGGACGTGTTCGACGGGGTGCGCGAGCGCATCCGCAGCGGCCGCAAGCGCATCCGTGCCAGCGGGCCCGACTACCTCGCCTACGCCCTGCTCGACGCGGTAGTCGACAGCTACTTCCACATCCTGGAGAAGATCGGCGACCAGGTCGAACTGCTCGAGAACGAGCTGGTCACCGATCCCACCCCCGCCACCCTGCAGAAGATCCACGAGTTCAAACGCGAGATGATCCTGCTGCGCAAGTCGATCTGGCCGTTGCGCGAGGTGCTCAGCAGCCTGCACCGGGAAGAGTCGGCCCTGATCAGGGAAGCCACCGGGGTCTTTCTGCGCGATGTCTACGACCACACCATCCAGGTGGTCGATACCGTGGAGACCCTGCGCGACATCATCGGCGGCCAGCTCGACCTCTACCTCTCGAGCATCAGCAACCGCATGAACGAGGTGATGAAGGTGCTGACCATCATGGCCACCATCTTCATCCCCCTGACCTTCGTCGCCGGCATCTACGGCATGAATTTCGAGTTCATGCCCGAACTCAAGTGGAAATGGAGCTACCCCGTCTTCTGGCTGGTGATCTGCCTCATGGGCGGGGCGATGGTTGTTTTCTTCAAGAAGAAAAAATGGCTGTGA
- a CDS encoding YbgA family protein, whose amino-acid sequence MTEKIRVGISSCLLGEKVRYDGGHKLDRLIRDTLGHFLEFVPVCPEVELGLPTPRETLRLVGDPEHPRLVFSRSGKDITGPMEAWARKRVGELEAEQLCGFIFKSRSPSSGMERVKLYDRNGVPNKQGVGVFARVFMEHFPLLPVEEDGRLHDNRLRENFIECLFTFKRWREALARGLSRGNLVDFHTRHKLLLLAHSPETYRQMGKLVAAAGTLQPETLYTQYEALLMKGMRLKPTVKKHINVLQHLLGYFKNQLSADEKQEVLELIEHYRLGHVPLIVPITLINHYVRKYAQPYLKQQLYLNPHPLELQLRNHV is encoded by the coding sequence ATGACAGAAAAAATCCGCGTCGGCATCAGCTCCTGTCTGTTGGGGGAAAAGGTACGCTACGACGGCGGCCATAAGCTCGACCGGCTGATCCGCGATACCCTGGGCCACTTCCTCGAGTTCGTTCCCGTCTGCCCCGAGGTGGAGCTCGGCCTGCCGACCCCCCGCGAGACGCTGCGCCTGGTGGGCGACCCGGAGCACCCTCGTCTGGTGTTCTCCCGCAGCGGCAAGGACATCACCGGACCCATGGAGGCTTGGGCGCGGAAAAGGGTCGGCGAACTGGAGGCCGAGCAGCTGTGCGGGTTCATCTTCAAGAGCCGCTCCCCCTCCAGCGGCATGGAGCGGGTCAAGCTCTACGATCGCAACGGGGTGCCCAACAAGCAGGGTGTCGGGGTGTTCGCCCGGGTGTTCATGGAGCATTTCCCCCTGCTGCCGGTGGAGGAGGACGGGCGGCTGCACGACAACCGGTTGCGGGAAAATTTCATCGAGTGCCTGTTTACCTTCAAGCGCTGGCGTGAGGCCCTGGCGCGGGGGCTGAGCCGGGGGAACCTGGTCGATTTCCACACCCGCCACAAACTGCTGCTGCTCGCCCACAGTCCCGAGACCTACCGGCAGATGGGCAAACTGGTGGCGGCTGCCGGAACGCTGCAGCCGGAGACGCTCTACACGCAGTACGAGGCGCTGCTGATGAAGGGGATGCGCCTCAAGCCGACGGTGAAAAAACACATCAACGTGCTCCAGCACCTGCTGGGGTACTTCAAGAACCAACTGAGCGCCGACGAGAAGCAGGAGGTGCTGGAGCTCATCGAGCATTACCGCCTGGGGCATGTCCCGCTGATCGTGCCGATCACCCTGATCAATCATTACGTGCGCAAGTACGCCCAGCCCTATCTCAAACAGCAGCTCTACCTCAACCCCCACCCGCTGGAGCTGCAGCTGCGCAACCATGTCTGA
- a CDS encoding M48 family metallopeptidase has product MKIALLIAYLLVLAAGHALRTLNLNHLKRHGAEVPEGFEGAIDPCQLRRTSAYTLECSRLGQFEPLLDSALLLLFLFGGLLPVYDRWIAGATGSFVLQGVLFFFGLQLAKGVCDIPFSLYRNFCIEARYGFNTMSLRLWLSDLGKGLALGMVLGGALLGGAFWLVSASPEGWWLWVWGFFALFTLLLMYVSPYLIEPLFFKFEPVREQGLEERIRSLMERAGLRVSRVFQVDASRRSRHSNAYFTGIGRVKRIVLFDTLLEQMSQDEVLAVLAHEVGHWKKRHILKRLLVTELLALGGLYLAWRLVEWGGLPGLLGLEQASFAAQLVILSFLGSIAGFPFTPLSSWLSRRDEWQADRFARELTGEPEALASGLVKLSRENLANLHPHPLYAAVFYSHPPVVERVRRLRQP; this is encoded by the coding sequence ATGAAAATCGCCCTGCTGATTGCCTACCTGCTGGTGCTGGCCGCCGGCCACGCCCTGCGCACCCTCAACCTCAACCACCTCAAGCGCCACGGCGCGGAGGTGCCGGAGGGCTTCGAGGGGGCCATCGACCCTTGCCAACTGCGGCGCACCAGCGCCTACACCCTGGAGTGCAGCCGGCTGGGGCAGTTCGAGCCGCTGCTGGACAGCGCCCTGCTGCTGCTGTTTCTCTTCGGCGGGCTGCTGCCGGTCTACGACCGCTGGATTGCCGGGGCGACCGGTTCCTTCGTGCTGCAGGGGGTGCTCTTCTTCTTCGGCCTGCAGTTGGCCAAGGGGGTGTGCGACATCCCCTTCAGCCTCTACCGGAATTTTTGCATCGAAGCCCGTTACGGCTTCAACACCATGAGCCTCCGGCTTTGGCTGAGCGATCTGGGCAAGGGACTCGCGCTGGGGATGGTCCTGGGGGGAGCGCTGCTCGGTGGGGCCTTCTGGCTGGTCTCGGCCAGCCCCGAGGGCTGGTGGCTGTGGGTCTGGGGCTTTTTCGCCCTGTTCACCCTGCTGCTGATGTACGTCTCGCCCTACCTGATCGAGCCGCTGTTCTTCAAGTTCGAGCCGGTGCGCGAGCAGGGGCTCGAAGAGCGGATCCGTTCGCTGATGGAACGGGCCGGACTCAGGGTCAGTCGGGTGTTCCAGGTCGACGCCTCACGGCGCAGCCGCCACTCCAACGCCTATTTCACCGGCATCGGCCGGGTCAAGCGGATCGTGCTGTTCGACACCCTGCTCGAGCAGATGAGCCAGGATGAGGTCCTGGCGGTCTTGGCCCACGAGGTCGGCCACTGGAAAAAACGCCATATCCTCAAGCGGCTGCTGGTCACCGAGCTGCTCGCCCTGGGTGGGCTGTACCTGGCCTGGCGCCTCGTCGAGTGGGGCGGGCTGCCGGGGCTGCTGGGGCTGGAACAGGCTTCCTTCGCCGCTCAGCTGGTGATCCTCTCGTTTCTGGGCAGCATCGCGGGCTTCCCCTTCACCCCCCTGTCCAGTTGGCTGTCGCGGCGCGACGAATGGCAGGCCGACCGCTTTGCCCGCGAGCTGACCGGGGAGCCTGAAGCGCTGGCTTCGGGGCTGGTCAAGCTGTCCCGCGAGAACCTGGCCAACCTGCACCCGCATCCCCTGTATGCGGCGGTTTTCTACTCCCACCCTCCGGTGGTTGAGCGGGTGCGGCGGCTGCGGCAGCCCTGA
- a CDS encoding FKBP-type peptidyl-prolyl cis-trans isomerase: protein MKRAFLITIAILSVALMAGGALAADTPAPKAWKQYGRPGGQKLVLKDMKDKISYSIGLNIGKDFKENGMDIDADILAQGIRDVMAGGELLMNDQEIQETLMAFQQEAVAKQQEKMNALATENLKAGEAFLAENSKKEGVVTLPSGLQYKIVTEGAGKSPAAEDTVTVNYRGTLVDGTEFDSSYKRGEPATFPVNGVIAGWTEALQLMKEGAKWELFIPSSLAYGERGAGRVIGPNSALVFEVELLKVQ, encoded by the coding sequence ATGAAAAGGGCTTTTCTCATCACGATCGCAATTCTTTCCGTCGCGCTGATGGCCGGTGGCGCCCTGGCCGCCGACACCCCCGCACCCAAGGCCTGGAAACAGTACGGCCGGCCCGGGGGGCAGAAGCTGGTGCTCAAGGACATGAAAGACAAGATCAGCTACAGCATCGGCCTCAATATCGGCAAGGACTTCAAGGAAAACGGCATGGATATCGATGCCGACATCCTCGCCCAGGGGATCCGCGACGTCATGGCCGGCGGCGAACTGCTGATGAACGACCAGGAGATCCAGGAAACCCTGATGGCCTTCCAGCAGGAGGCCGTCGCCAAGCAGCAGGAGAAAATGAACGCCCTGGCCACCGAGAACCTCAAGGCGGGAGAGGCCTTCCTCGCAGAAAACAGCAAGAAGGAAGGGGTGGTCACCCTGCCCAGCGGCCTGCAGTACAAGATCGTCACCGAAGGCGCCGGCAAGTCTCCGGCCGCCGAGGATACCGTGACCGTTAACTACCGCGGCACCCTGGTCGACGGCACCGAGTTCGACAGCTCCTACAAGCGCGGCGAGCCCGCCACTTTCCCGGTCAACGGCGTGATCGCCGGCTGGACCGAAGCCCTGCAGCTGATGAAGGAAGGCGCCAAGTGGGAACTGTTCATCCCCAGCTCGCTGGCCTACGGGGAGCGGGGCGCCGGGCGGGTCATCGGGCCCAACTCGGCACTGGTCTTCGAAGTCGAACTGCTCAAGGTCCAGTAA
- a CDS encoding FKBP-type peptidyl-prolyl cis-trans isomerase has protein sequence MIVAKTGDRVRVHYTGRLEDGTVFDSSRELDPLEFVLGRGDVIPGFDQAVSGMAPGECKTVTILPEQAYGPHQEEMVACVPIKDLGISGELTVGQQLEVTQEEGPAFLVMVAALDEETVTLDANHPLAGRNLVFDLELLAIG, from the coding sequence ATGATTGTAGCAAAGACGGGTGATCGGGTCAGGGTGCATTACACCGGAAGGCTCGAGGACGGCACGGTTTTCGACTCCTCGCGGGAGCTCGATCCGCTGGAGTTTGTCCTGGGGCGCGGGGACGTCATCCCTGGTTTCGACCAGGCGGTTTCCGGTATGGCCCCCGGTGAGTGCAAGACGGTGACCATCCTCCCGGAGCAGGCCTACGGCCCCCATCAGGAGGAGATGGTGGCCTGCGTGCCGATCAAGGACTTGGGGATTTCCGGCGAGCTGACCGTCGGTCAGCAGCTCGAAGTGACCCAGGAAGAGGGCCCGGCCTTTCTGGTCATGGTGGCGGCCCTCGACGAGGAGACCGTGACCCTCGATGCCAACCATCCGCTTGCCGGTCGGAATCTGGTGTTCGACCTGGAGCTGCTCGCAATCGGCTGA